Proteins from one Streptomyces sp. NBC_00390 genomic window:
- the nhaA gene encoding Na+/H+ antiporter NhaA produces MAAPAPERRTFLGRLSLPERNYLADALRTETVGGVLLLVAAITALIWANTPLSSSYTAVSDFHIGPASLGLNLSVEHWAADGLLAVFFFVAGIELKRELVAGELRDRRTAALPVIAAVCGMAMPAMVYLLVTAVGGGSTKGWAVPTATDIAFALAVLAVIGTSLPSALRAFLLTLAVVDDLFAILIIAVFFTADLNFAALGGAFAGLALFWLLLRKEVRGWYIYVPLALVVWGLMYNSGVHATIAGVAMGLMLRCTRREGEQHSPGEHIEHLVRPLSAGLAVPLFALFSAGVSIGGDALGQVFTRPETLGVVLGLVVGKTIGIFGGTWLAARFTKAELNPDLAWPDVLALASLAGIGFTVSLLIGELAFEGDATLTEEIKASVLMGSLIAAVLACILLKLRDRTYLALFAEEERDEDLDGIPDVYEQDNPEYHLRMAAIYEAKAAEHRRRAQVAGASRDGGGSPA; encoded by the coding sequence GTGGCCGCCCCCGCTCCCGAACGGCGCACCTTTCTCGGACGGCTCTCCCTCCCCGAGCGCAACTACCTCGCGGACGCCCTCCGCACCGAGACCGTCGGTGGCGTTCTGCTCCTTGTCGCCGCCATCACCGCGCTGATCTGGGCCAACACACCTCTCAGCAGCAGCTACACAGCCGTCAGCGACTTCCACATAGGACCCGCCTCCCTCGGGCTGAACCTGTCCGTCGAGCACTGGGCCGCCGACGGACTGCTGGCTGTGTTCTTCTTCGTCGCCGGGATCGAGCTCAAGCGTGAGCTCGTCGCCGGTGAACTGCGGGACCGGCGCACCGCCGCGCTGCCCGTCATCGCCGCCGTCTGCGGGATGGCCATGCCCGCGATGGTCTACCTCCTGGTCACCGCCGTCGGCGGCGGCTCCACCAAGGGCTGGGCCGTACCGACCGCCACCGACATCGCCTTCGCACTCGCCGTCCTGGCCGTGATCGGCACTTCACTGCCGTCCGCGCTGCGCGCGTTCCTGCTCACCCTCGCCGTCGTCGACGACCTCTTCGCCATCCTGATCATCGCGGTCTTCTTCACCGCCGACCTGAACTTCGCCGCCCTCGGCGGCGCGTTCGCCGGACTCGCCCTCTTCTGGCTGCTGCTGCGCAAGGAAGTGCGCGGCTGGTACATCTATGTGCCCCTCGCCCTCGTCGTCTGGGGGCTGATGTACAACAGCGGCGTCCACGCGACCATCGCCGGCGTCGCGATGGGCCTGATGCTGCGCTGCACCCGGCGGGAAGGGGAGCAGCACTCCCCCGGCGAGCACATCGAGCACCTCGTACGCCCTCTCTCGGCCGGCCTTGCCGTGCCGCTCTTCGCGCTGTTCTCTGCCGGGGTCTCGATCGGCGGCGACGCGCTCGGCCAGGTCTTCACCCGGCCCGAAACGCTCGGCGTCGTACTCGGCCTCGTGGTCGGCAAGACGATCGGCATCTTCGGTGGCACCTGGCTCGCCGCCCGCTTCACCAAGGCGGAGCTCAACCCCGACCTGGCCTGGCCCGATGTGCTCGCCCTCGCCTCTCTCGCCGGGATCGGCTTCACCGTCTCACTGCTCATCGGCGAGCTCGCCTTCGAGGGCGACGCGACGCTGACGGAAGAGATCAAGGCATCGGTCCTGATGGGCTCGCTGATCGCCGCCGTACTCGCCTGCATCCTGCTGAAGCTCCGGGACCGCACCTACCTGGCGCTGTTCGCGGAGGAGGAGCGCGACGAGGATCTGGACGGCATCCCCGATGTGTACGAACAGGACAATCCCGAGTACCACCTGAGGATGGCCGCGATCTACGAGGCGAAGGCCGCAGAACACCGCAGAAGGGCACAAGTGGCGGGGGCGTCGCGCGATGGAGGCGGCAGTCCGGCATGA
- a CDS encoding phage holin family protein: MSDPGNTTANAVGADRSLGQLVAAATAEMSALVHDEIALAKAELRQDVKRSAVGGAAMSIAGVLALFSLPVLSFAAAYGIHNLGLGLAWSFLIVGVAFLLLAGLLALLAVAKFKKVKPPEKSIASAKETAAMLQNVKPHPRPASRPALDKAEVKVSA; encoded by the coding sequence ATGAGCGACCCCGGCAACACCACAGCGAACGCTGTCGGCGCCGACCGCAGTCTCGGCCAGCTGGTCGCCGCGGCGACCGCCGAGATGTCCGCCCTGGTGCACGACGAGATCGCGCTCGCCAAGGCGGAGCTGCGACAGGACGTCAAGCGCAGTGCGGTCGGCGGCGCGGCCATGTCCATCGCGGGAGTGCTCGCGCTCTTCTCGCTGCCGGTCCTGAGTTTCGCCGCGGCATACGGGATCCACAACCTGGGTCTGGGCCTGGCCTGGTCGTTCCTGATCGTCGGCGTCGCGTTCCTGCTGCTCGCGGGGCTGCTCGCGCTGCTTGCCGTCGCCAAGTTCAAGAAGGTCAAGCCGCCGGAGAAGTCCATCGCGTCGGCCAAGGAGACGGCCGCGATGCTGCAGAACGTCAAGCCGCACCCGCGGCCCGCCTCCCGGCCGGCGCTCGACAAGGCCGAGGTCAAGGTCTCGGCATGA